From Bacillus basilensis, a single genomic window includes:
- a CDS encoding DUF4180 domain-containing protein produces MEIQKVVIDGINIGIIRNDKVLISDVQSALDLMATVQYEVDAKYIIINKSLISESFFDLKTRLAGDILQKFINYKVKIAIIGDFSIYTSKSLKDFIYECNKGNDIFYLATEQQAIEKLSTLKQ; encoded by the coding sequence ATGGAAATACAGAAAGTAGTAATCGACGGGATAAATATTGGGATCATAAGAAACGATAAGGTACTAATATCCGATGTTCAATCTGCATTGGATCTTATGGCAACGGTTCAATACGAGGTAGATGCGAAGTATATTATTATCAACAAGTCATTAATAAGTGAAAGCTTCTTTGATTTAAAAACACGTCTTGCGGGTGATATCCTTCAAAAGTTTATAAACTACAAGGTAAAGATTGCTATCATTGGGGATTTCTCTATTTACACTAGTAAAAGCTTAAAAGACTTTATTTATGAATGTAATAAAGGGAATGATATTTTTTACTTAGCAACTGAACAACAAGCAATTGAAAAACTAAGTACATTAAAACAATAA